AAGAAACTTAATGGTTTCCCACAATTATTTTCACATTTGTTTTCCTTACAAAAAGACAGGATTGGGCAGTTTTGTCAATGTCAAATGTATAGTTTGTAATTAGCACCTTTTGATATGATAATGAAAAGCTAACAGATATATACTGATATTCAAAGTGTGTTACTGCTCTGGTGAACTCTTGCAAAATCCATTTAGTGTTCTTGTTGATTTCTGAATTCTCAAATTCAACAGAAATCTATGATGGCCACCTGAGTTTAACATTCAATGATTTTTAGCAAATAATCTCAGTTATTGCTTTGCACCATATGGTTGAATTACCATCTTTTTATAAGCTGTTCAGCTTTTAAGGTGTTACACAAAGAGATTTGGTTGGGAATGCCCGACTTGCTTGTCCTCTTCTATTTTTTGAGAGATGATAAAATTCTCTTGAGCTTCTGATCACATTGTGACAACCATTGGAATAATGAGGATATGCAGTAGCTCACGACTACTGGAATATTGAGACTATGCAATGCCTTTTATATTTTGTGTCAAGTTTCACAGTGTTGAATAGGTATCTGATTCAAAATTTATCCATGATagcattaataatttaatttattaaaatgtttGATTATGTAGTTGTTTTCTTCTGGGAACTTTTCCGTTCCTGTTAAAGCTGTTTGTTCTAAGGGTCAAGGATCTTAGATGTTAATGtttgggtttttttttcttttttttttttcctgcctTTTTGCCAAATTATGGGTTGCATTTCTATTCTAAGCTTCCTTCTATTCTTTGTTCACTGTTAAAAGTGAGTCGGTTTTGTAATTGACTATATTAAAGACGTCTTGCTTATCAAATTGGTGGCAATATTCCTAGTAGAACCATTGTGGTATCTCTCTAACTAGTGTTAAGAACGTCTGACATAAGACTTGTGCAACTTTATATTCTAACTGGATATCCATTTGTTTTATTTAATGTGTAAAACTTCTTCTCCAATGCTTATCTTCTCATCTCAGGCTGAATTAATTGATCCTGCATTGAAGGGAACACTTAATGTTCTTAACTCATGTGCAAAAGTCCCATCAGTCAAACGAGTTGTCTTGACGTCATCTATGGCTGCAGTTGCTTTCAATGGAAAGCCTCGGGCTCCAGAGGTAGTAGTTGATGAAACTTGGTTTTCTGATCCAGATTTTTGCAAGGAATCTAAGGTAAGCACATTCTCTAAATCATCTACCAGAAAAGCCAATTGCTTGCATATTTAAATTTATGGTCACCAAATCTTGCTCATGACTATTGTCTAGTTTTATTCTTTATACTTCATCAAAATGATAACTAAACCATGTTTATCTCCTAGCATGGGCTGGCTTCATGAATGTTAGTCCACATATTGATATGTTTGGGGTCTAGGGTTGGCATAAAACATTAGTTCCAAAACATATCTATCACGAAAGGAATTCATGACATGCTACCCCgccttgagagagagagagagagagagagagagagagagggtctTCCTTCCTCTGACCCATATAGTCCTCCATGTTGCTTTGTGGTTTGGCTTTTAGAGTGCactacatttttctttttctcctttGTTATATGATTGATGGTTCTACATTATCATTGTGGATTGAACCGGATCAAATATAGGCGAATGTTGAAATGaagctttaatattttaaatcAGCATTTTACTTCAATACCAAAGTTGTATGCAATGGATGGTTTCTCTCTTTCTGGGCCATTAAATAATTTACTGTCCACTAGCTTCAGTGCTTAATTGATTGAATAACAATATTTGTACTTTGTTAATTCTCTAGTATAGGGTATTCCTCAAtaatcattttcttcttttatttttgttTAGCTTTGGTATGTGGTCTCAAAGACCTTGGCTGAGAATTCTGCATGGAAATTTGCAAAAGAGAAGGGCATAGACCTGGTTACTATAAATCCGGCAATGGTGATTGGTCCTCTCCTACAACCAACTCTTAATACAAGTGCTGCTGCAATTTTAAGCGTGGTAAAAGGTATATAGTTATGCTAGCAACTGTAAAtttgttatcttgtatataaatttggcatttatctcttcttctttaaTAGCCCTTCAGAAAGAACCAATGTATAAATTTGgcatttatctcttcttctttaaTAGCCCTTTAGAAAGAACCAATATAGAGTTAATTGGGTTGGATAATCTTGGAGATAATCGACATAAAGGACGTGTATGTATATATTTGTGTTATTTTGTTAGTCTTCCAAACAACTGCTTCTTGATGCTGGCAGTTCTGTTACATCATGATACCATTATTAGTATCAGTCTGAATAGAGAAAATTAAATATTGGAAGCTATTCTATCACTAGAACAGAGCAATTAAGATATAATTATCATTTTCGGAAACATCTAGTCTTTAACTGATAATCTTCATATTGTCAAGAAATAATGCCATTCATACTTATATGGTAATATAGTTTTCTTATTCCTGAAAGTGTGTGCATATTTTTCTCATCTCTTAACTAAATGATAGGAGCGAACACTTTCCCGAATGCAACTTTTGGATGGGTAAATGTTAAAGATGTTGCCAATGCACATATTCAAGCATTAGAGATTCCGTCAGCAAATGGACGATACTGTTTGGTTGAGAGAGTTGCACACTACTCAGAGGTAGTGAATATGTTGCGAGAGCTTTACCCAGATTTCCAACTTCCAGAAAAGTAAGTCTTTTTCTACTGTTATGTTTTCCTTATCAAGGGTATTTATATCAACTGATTATGTCCATGGCACTTGTCACTTGTTTTTTGTGGTTTTGATCAAGTTGCACATGTTACTTGGTAAACCATGCAGGAATTACCAAGGATAACACCGTTACTACTCTCTAGCCATTCTTGTGTTGCTTTATGCATAATGCATGTGTCCTCTCATTCTTATGGTAGTTGATAAGCACATAGAGAACCATTATTTTTTTTAAGGAGATGAAAGAAGGAAAACTGAAAAAGTTCTCTAAGTTAATGCTAGCTTGCATTATATTATGAAAAATGCATTAAAGCTCCTAGAGAAggtaaagaaagagtgtgtggaCCGTGGATACACATTGGATTATAGGGGCTGAATGCCTTGCAGACCATCATGCCATGATGTGATAGAGGAGTTTCATGGTGTGGTGCAGTGTGCAATATGAAGGAATAAGCAAAGAGGGTAAAAAAAAAGAGACCAGAATTAGAGTTTGCTGGATACTTATGAAAATGTGTACATTCAGTTTTCTTTTGAGAATTTCATCATATTGTCGCTGGCTGCTGGTTGATATTTGTTGTGGTTATGTTATAATTTGGCACCTCCATTTATTTTGTAGCATTGTAACTATTTCTTAAATTTCAGTGTCCAAAAAGCGCTTGAATGAAACATGACAATTGTAttctcctttttttcttttttgttgtAGTAGCTGTAGATTTTTAAATTAGTTTCCTTGCTGTGAAACCTTTGCAGGTGTGTGGACGATAAACCTTATGTGCCAACATATCAGGTGTCCAAGGAAAAAGCAAAAGGCCTGGGTATTGACTTCATACCCTTGGATGTGAGCTTAAAGGAAACAGTTGAGAGCTTAAAGGAGAAAGGATTTATCATATTTTGAGCATTTTCTTTTGTTGATAAATAAACATGGAACCTGGAACTTGTGTTGGCCTTGTGGTCTTGGTTTGGTGACTTTTGAAAGATGGTTTACATTTTGTAAGCTTGTATAAATGGAACTATTGTCTCTTTAGCTGCGTTGTTTTCAGATGATGAAACCTGAAATCTCAATATGAGGTTTTTATGCCGAATAGTAGTGGGTAATATGTAATGAGTGTTGTATGAATTTTGCTAAATCAAAGTGGGAAAGGAAATTGAGTCCTTTCAGTATAAACCCAAATATTCATCTGTGCTTTTGAATGCTGCCTTGTCATTCCATCATTAGCATTGCTAAAGTTGCACCAAATCGGtgtatttaagcttcttaaataAGCAACTGCTCTGAAGAATGAAAGTTACCTTGTTTAGATTACATATATATTGAGAAAATAAAGGCAATTTGATCTCCAAATCCACATTCCTAaaggttagtataaaatttaaaaaaattcttttgaaagttttgttattaaaataaatttataactgttaatttattatatcatatgATTTATTTACTATTGAAATAATtgtgtaatttttttatttattatatcatatttgttaaaaaaattaatatgcaaaaattattttaaaaacattTTAATAGTAgatgttaaaaaatatatttatcaattgAAAAAGTACTTAATGACTTttctgaaataaaaaaaataacaaaacgaGGATCCTATCAGCTCATGAGCAGCACTGGTTTAGTTCAAATAAACCACTGTCTAACTGCAATTTTTTAAAGGTTATTTTtgtcaattaataaaaaataacattacagtttataaataattttaattttataaccaatacaaaatataataaataaatattttattagttatcTATAagctattaattatatttttaaaaatttatcaaacccttacattcaattatttaaataaatatgagTTATTTATAAGCACTTAAATATCAAAGTCTTAAattttacattattttttttatatatatttttctgtTTTTATCTTTTAGTatacattaaattaaaaaatcgtTAGATTTAATGATCGTTAGATTAACTTCAATTAGAGAAAAAAATCTTAATATTTCTTTACTTCAAATTTTAAAACCTCAAATTCATCCAAATTTTAAATGTctcatattaaaatttttttcccttttatacatataattattttttttttcaaaaaaaaaaaacattattatTGTTGGTTACAAGTGGATGAGGTTTAATGATTTGATTCTACCATTAATTGTAATCCAACTCAAACAAAGAAAATcagataatttcctaaaatttctaatataataaatatattgagataaatattaagataataaACCTAGTTGGTTTAGATAACACTAGGTTTTGAAATTCTATCTCATCGGTTTTTatcatctttttattttttttttaattttatgaaaaatctttttcatatataaaatattaagaaaaaaaaaaatcagaaaaaggGTGAGAGAAAAAAGAATTCTAAAGCCTGTTACACTCGTAAACGTCAATGTTTTTTCTGGAAAAAATTTCTCAGAAGAGTCCAAATATGGAGGCAACTCAGCTACAATACAGGACTCCTTTTACCGTCACTCATCTTctcctccttctccttcttccactTCATCAATTAGCGGACCTTCCAAACGACCAAGATTATTACCACCTCATGAAAACGTCGCTAAAGACAAGGAGTAACTACCGGAAAATATGCTTTATTGAAAATCTTGTTCATATATGGCAATAACATTCTGTACATTTGAATGTGCACTTATGAAGATTGCTTTAGTGGACTTAATAACCATTAACAATATGGAGGACCCAAAATACTCACACGAATCAATCTCTTGCTTCAAAAATGTTTCTACCAACTCCTGTGTAGCAAGAGGTGTATACctgtgatgcatacattttgcatagtcatttaggtttaattttatagcaattttatttgattattagtcaatttttagctaatttcattagttaattagttagtttttcataattgtcaattttggattaatttgtaatttttactttgttttgtaggaaaaatggtgtttttgaaggactgaagagaaattttgccattgaggagtgacttctacagccaaagatgtcaaaaacaagttttcaagttgaaatatgcattgaccaaattgcgcataacttgccgcataagctctgcataaggagaagaaacactgttccaacacctgccgaattatgcataaggggagtgcatagcttatgcagattcacgcctcccttatgcaatctcacggaattgtacataacctatgcgccaagttatgcagtttcgcataagtgaaccagaagcaatcgcataagggactgcataacttatgcagtccacttatgcagtcccacaaaggtttcattaatgagctggcagaagattccctcagaaaattcctcaTAAAACACACcgttttagggctccatgtcagaaaatttctataaatagccttatttcccattttagaaaggagaAGGAGAACAGAAAAAGGGAGAGGAGCaggagcagctgaagagtcatattcattttccccaccatttccaatcagatttggagatttctttctttttttacatttttcctacatttctagtgtttagtttattgtttcttagcttagattaaagctttatttccatacaaactaagaatttattgtaaacattatgggtagtgagtagttttaattagattctggagtaagggttgtaatatttgagatattttgtggattttgattgggtaatccatattttgtggtcttaatgagttttattcatttgttgtgtgcttaatgacatgcttagtgtaggatcctattaagcaatgttcttaatccatggttgagacaTCGAAAGGagaggccttgtgatagataatcaagaaattggacttaattaacttagatctagaaatagactaagaattaagaggattcacagattaattaaagaacctaatgggtcttaattaactctaactccacgaaagtaggcactctttgtctcactcgaaagagtattcaaaggatttaagaattaatctccttaaaacccgtaagttccacaagattggataaccaatttgaaatcccaaaatagcttgaatatgaaatcccgaactccggaatcacctttttatcattgttaatttctaatcaaatttaattgcttgccattttaaattttgccatatttcaacttgcttatttcaaattgatgcaattttagtttaattaatacattgttggatagattattaattttgcacatatagatttcatactccaatacccatcaatttattgctttaatttcaaaattagttcaatttagtcaactttttatatcaaaaatttaatcattaacacaactcctcgtgggaacgatatcttttctatattacttgtacgacccttGCACTTGAATGTGCACTTATGAAGCTTACTTTAGTGGACTTAATGACCATTAACAATATGGAGGACCCAAAATACTCTCACAAATCAATCTTTTGCTTCAAAAATATTTCTACCAACTCCTGTGTAGCAAGAGGTGTATACCTGAAAATTCAAACAATCATCTCTTAAAACAGCACATGATATCAGAACAATTTTACAACTATTTTAGATGTGTAAGGAGCCTACTGTTATAAGCCTACTGTTATAATTACAGAATAAGTTTGGATAATGCTAGGCCAATACATAAGCCAGTAACATGTAAACTGAGAATGAAACAACAGAAAGAAAATAGTCTTTTAACGTGATTTAGACAACTAAAGAAGCTGGATTTAGATTTTAGTTGAATAACTAACGGTAGCTGCTAAACGGTACTCCGTTAAGATTAATGCAGGTTAAATCACACTACCAGCAATAAGTGTACCTATGGATACATAAAATAGCCGACCCCAACTAGTTTGAGATAAGGCTCAGTTGTTGTTGATGTATGGATACATAATATGCGAGTGACTATAGATGAAACCAAGGCGGAACATGGAGACTTTAATAATCAACTTGTCAAACCAATGCAAGTTTTAAAACCCAATGGAATATAGACTAATATACCAGACCAACTGTAAGTTCTCGAGCCACTGTTTGGTTAATTTCAGTTGAACTTCCAACAATGTAGATTGATGTCCCTTTGAGAAGCTGCATAGCTCCTGCTGTCAAGGATTCCCAATGTCAGATCATTTCAAATCCGTGTCCTGCTTCTTCAAGTTGATAACAAGCTAATCATTATCTGTAAATCTGTATGAAGGAAGAACCTTGTTATCAAatcaaaggtttagaaaaatatgaaaatttctaAATATATAGAAAATATAATCCATATGCACTTAGCATCACAAACCAGATTGTTTTAGCAGGCTTTACCTTCTCAAACAGATGGCAGGTTTCCATAAGTGTGGTGAGAGGCCCTGAGCATTGTAGTCTGACAATTAAGGAGGTACCATCAGCATCGTCAGATATATATCTCTGAAACTCTGAAAATCTAGGCTTCCAAGTGGTAATCTCAATTCCACATCTGAAGACCCATCAAAAAACTGCATCACATTGTCCAATTAAATGATAGaagaattaaaaaaagaaaaaagcatTAACCAAATTCAAGAAACTTGTTGAATCCAGGGCATAAATGAAGGAAAAACCTTTATTTTCCATTTAATGGGAAAGATAGTGAGAAAGAATTGAAGAAGGCATCTATTCTTTTAAAAACAGATTCATAGTACGTCGTTGGCTTAGCTGCTCACGTTAATAATTATGAGCACCATCAATAATACTATTCTACACTAGGCAAACCAACAAATTATAGGAAAACAAACAAAGGGTAAACAAGTACATTATCCAGAAGGCCAGATAGAGGATAATGCTGCTCAATTTGGGTATAGCTATTTGTccgggaaaaggaaaagaaatgaatttttaatataatatattgagATAAATATTAAGATTCTAAACCTAGCTGGTTTAGATAATACTAGGTTTTGAAATTCTATCTCATCGGTTTTTAtcatctttttattatttttaatttcattaaaaatctTGTTCATATATAAAGaaattcacaaaaaaaaaaaaacagagaagGAGGAAAAATAATTCCAAAGCCTCTTACGTTCCTAAGCCTCAATCTCCTCTGCAAAAAAACTCCTCGAAAGAGTCCAACTATGGAGGTAACTCAGCCACAATACTGGGCTCCTTCTACCGTCAGTCATCATCAACTGCCTTCCAAAACCCTCTCTGCTCCTGTTTCTCCTCctccttcttcttccacttccaaACGACCAAGATTACTACCACCTCATGAAAACGTCAACAACAACGCTCTTGATGTGGactattttgatttttttcctCCTGGGTATAGGTTTTGCCCTAAAGACGAAGAGCTCATTGTTTATTACTTGAGAAACAAGGTAAACAATCAGCCTTTACCTCGAAACAAGATCGTGGATGTTAACCTTTATAAATACAACCCCCGGGATCTTGCAGGTACTTTCATCTTAACAAAATCTCTTTatgaatgtaatttttttttcccaTGTTTGCGAATTTGTAGGTTCTGTTTATATATTAACATAAGATCTTTGAAATTATTGGGATACAAAAATTAACATTGTTGTTTGAATGATATGGTGAACAGAGGCGTACAGAAAATATGGGGAGAATGAATGGTACTTTTTTACACCAAGGGAAAAGAAGTACCAAAATGGAAGTAGACCAAAGCGGGCAGCTGGTAATGGATACTGGAAGGCAACTGGAGCTGATAGACCTGTCAAGCATAATGATGTTGTGGTTGGATATAGGAAGGCACTTGTTTTTTACAGTGGAGATCCCAAAAGAAGCACAAAAACTAACTGGATAATGCATGAATATAGGGTCAGTGATGCTCCCTCACGTATCAGAAGAAGTGCCGATGACAAGAAGGTATTGCTTTCTAGTTTTCTTACCTCTCTGCATTCTCATTAATATTAAT
Above is a genomic segment from Hevea brasiliensis isolate MT/VB/25A 57/8 chromosome 17, ASM3005281v1, whole genome shotgun sequence containing:
- the LOC110666682 gene encoding phenylacetaldehyde reductase; translated protein: MSSGVGKIVCVTGASGYIASWLVKLLLLRGYTVKASIRDPNDPRKTEHLRALEGAEERLQLFKANLLEEGSFDAAVEGCEGVFHTASPFYHDVKDPQAELIDPALKGTLNVLNSCAKVPSVKRVVLTSSMAAVAFNGKPRAPEVVVDETWFSDPDFCKESKLWYVVSKTLAENSAWKFAKEKGIDLVTINPAMVIGPLLQPTLNTSAAAILSVVKGANTFPNATFGWVNVKDVANAHIQALEIPSANGRYCLVERVAHYSEVVNMLRELYPDFQLPEKCVDDKPYVPTYQVSKEKAKGLGIDFIPLDVSLKETVESLKEKGFIIF
- the LOC110666706 gene encoding NAC domain-containing protein 2-like, which encodes MEVTQPQYWAPSTVSHHQLPSKTLSAPVSPPPSSSTSKRPRLLPPHENVNNNALDVDYFDFFPPGYRFCPKDEELIVYYLRNKVNNQPLPRNKIVDVNLYKYNPRDLAEAYRKYGENEWYFFTPREKKYQNGSRPKRAAGNGYWKATGADRPVKHNDVVVGYRKALVFYSGDPKRSTKTNWIMHEYRVSDAPSRIRRSADDKKLDDWVLCRIYKRTEKSIVSVHTNEEPALLDDGDVDVNVEHEGDSQGYTNTVADYEQPNPISIPLQEFEDIFSDLPPLEDLTNFKSYVHQQPILEADSYCSYGTSMVEPAFEIHPIEDFTTKYLNENDCGLKSIPLPDDRKRYIPDQFCMVKEDWGMLGV